In Miscanthus floridulus cultivar M001 unplaced genomic scaffold, ASM1932011v1 os_1411_1_2, whole genome shotgun sequence, one genomic interval encodes:
- the LOC136534015 gene encoding uncharacterized protein — translation MSGNSSKLSMSTASDATIKEPKTTNAESRKARKERKAAKIATREAREKKKEEQRLKDKKKRKEARRITREAIAKRRTARAQEQEKNEYDASSSELSSSSGDGDEDVSYHASKDGKEVKSKDKKKDSKDKGSNNNKNKYAAVSFNYSYLSNHNKRSFVNVPTGKLPHFDGTNFAKWKHLMSAYLVGLHPGL, via the coding sequence ATGTCAGGCAACAGCAGCAAGCTATCCATGTCCAcagcaagtgatgccaccatcaaagaacccaAGACCACCAATGCCGAAAGcagaaaggcaagaaaagaaagaaaagcggCAAAGATTgcaacaagagaagctagagaaaagaagaaagaagagcagcggctcaaagacaagaaaaagagaaaagaagctagaagaatcacaagagaggcaaTAGCTAAGAGAAGAACAGCAagagctcaagagcaagagaagaatgagtatgatgcatcatctagtgagctctctagtagctcggGTGATGGAGATGAAgatgtgtcataccatgcttcaaaagatggcaaggaggtgaagagcaaggacaaaaagaaggatagcaaggacaagggcagcaacaataacaagaacaaatatgctgccgtatcctttaattattcttatttgtctaaccataataAAAGGTCCTTTGTCAATGTACCCACGGgaaagttgcctcattttgatgggacaaactttgccaagtggaagcacttgatgagtgcctatcttgtaggtcttcaccctgGTCTTTGA
- the LOC136534016 gene encoding serine carboxypeptidase-like 26 yields MAASSRVILRLQRPLFTIILVALSVSVLPAALAVATRDEQEGDRVAFLPGQPRSPPVSQFAGYVTVNEHNGRALFYWFFEAQTSPAHKPLLLWLNGGPGCSSVGYGAASELGPLLVNGNGTGLEFNKFAWTREANLLFLESPVGVGFSYSNTTSDQDNIDDGFVAEDSYSFLVNWFRRFPQYKSHDFYISGESYAGHYVPQLAEMVYERNKHLEANQRINLKGFIVGNAETDAYYDYKGLLEFAWSHSVISDQLYKHVKSVCTFRTIFLTGECAHAMSLVYTQYDKIDIYNVYAPKCNTDESALSSSSKNTVEKTAKKFKRLRMFSGYDPCYSTHIEDYFNRIYVQKSLHANVSGWIKDRRWSICSDSVFDNYYDTIFTVRPIYSKLVKTGIRVWVYSGDMDGRVPVIGSRYWVEALGLPVKSQWQPWYLNNQVAGRFVEYEGLTLLTVRGGGHDVPQDKPAEALVLISSFLSDRKLPTENN; encoded by the exons ATGGCCGCCTCCTCTCGAGTGATCCTACGCCTGCAGCGTCCTCTCTTCACCATCATCCTAGTTGCTCTCTCAGTGTCAGTGCTGCCGGCGGCGCTCGCAGTCGCCACTAGAGACGAGCAAGAGGGCGACCGGGTGGCGTTTCTCCCCGGGCAGCCGAGGAGCCCTCCGGTGTCGCAGTTCGCCGGGTACGTCACCGTGAACGAGCACAACGGGAGGGCGCTCTTCTACTGGTTCTTTGAGGCTCAGACGTCGCCGGCGCACAAGCCTCTCCTGCTCTGGCTCAATGGAG GCCCTGGTTGCTCGTCTGTAGGTTATGGAGCAGCTTCAGAACTGGGGCCTCTCTTGGTCAATGGCAACGGGACCGGCTTGGAGTTCAACAAATTTGCATGGACCAGAG AGGCAAATTTGTTGTTCTTGGAGTCTCCTGTTGGAGTTGGCTTCTCATACTCAAATACCACCTCTGACCAAGACAACATAGACGATGGCTTTGTTG CCGAGGACTCCTACTCCTTCTTAGTGAATTGGTTCAGAAGGTTTCCTCAGTACAAGAGCCATGACTTCTACATCTCAGGAGAGAGCTATGCAG GTCATTACGTTCCGCAGCTTGCTGAGATGGTGTATGAGCGCAACAAGCATCTTGAAGCAAATCAGCGTATCAATCTGAAAGGATTTATT GTTGGCAATGCAGAGACTGATGCTTACTATGACTACAAAGGGCTACTTGAGTTTGCGTGGAGCCACTCGGTGATATCAGATCAACTTTACAAGCACGTAAAAAGCGTTTGCACCTTCAGGACTATCTTCCTTACTGGGGAATGCGCTCATGCAATGAGCCTTGTATACACTCAATATGATAAGATTGATATCTACAACGTATACGCACCCAAGTGCAATACTGATGAGTCAGCACTTTCATCCAGTTCTAAAAATACCGTAGAAAAGACAGCCAAG AAGTTCAAAAGATTGAGGATGTTCTCAGGGTATGATCCATGTTACTCAACCCACATTGAAGATTACTTTAACAGAATTTATGTACAGAAATCACTTCACGCGAATGTCAGTGGATGGATCAAGGATAGAAGATGGAGTATCTGCAG CGACTCAGTTTTTGACAACTATTATGACACCATATTTACTGTTCGTCCTATTTACTCAAAGCTTGTCAAGACTGGAATAAGAGTTTGGGTCTACAG TGGAGATATGGATGGCAGAGTTCCAGTTATTGGGTCACGGTACTGGGTAGAAGCGCTTGGCCTTCCTGTCAAGTCACAGTGGCAACCATGGTACCTGAACAATCAG GTTGCTGGAAGGTTTGTTGAGTATGAAGGATTGACACTGTTGACTGTCAGAGGAGGCGGCCACGATGTGCCTCAAGACAAGCCTGCAGAGGCGCTTGTCTTAATCAGTTCCTTCCTTTCAGACAGAAAACTGCCAACGGAAAACAACTGA